In Microvenator marinus, one genomic interval encodes:
- a CDS encoding DUF6918 family protein, which yields MSELKSRLDTVDRKIVIKDTVKLIDAEVASKSGLSGVALKGGYSVVKKLKDGRMIDIAVDKLLDEFADSLSPVYENFLADHGSKKFETYINLHSKTAADALLGITDAKAARAENKIIKSTYQKLRGQAEKHVIDALPGVGRLIDLHAPKNEA from the coding sequence ATGAGCGAGCTAAAGTCTAGATTGGATACTGTAGACCGTAAGATTGTTATCAAAGATACCGTTAAGCTCATTGACGCTGAAGTTGCGAGCAAGTCCGGACTCTCAGGCGTTGCGCTTAAGGGTGGCTATAGCGTCGTCAAGAAACTCAAAGACGGCCGAATGATCGATATCGCGGTCGACAAACTCCTCGACGAATTCGCTGATTCACTCTCCCCTGTTTATGAAAACTTCCTCGCCGACCACGGCTCAAAGAAGTTCGAAACTTATATCAATTTGCACTCAAAGACTGCAGCCGACGCTCTTCTCGGCATCACCGATGCCAAAGCCGCGCGCGCAGAAAACAAGATTATCAAGTCCACCTATCAAAAATTGAGAGGTCAGGCAGAGAAGCACGTCATCGACGCTCTGCCAGGCGTCGGGCGTCTGATCGACTTGCACGCCCCAAAAAACGAGGCATGA
- a CDS encoding bifunctional metallophosphatase/5'-nucleotidase, with protein MKRSLLFAALLTACSASPQVADELPKAQESESVHVKVIGVNDFHGHLEGPSGKVKIDGEAIEAGGAAYLAQRISDIKKFHPNTVVVGAGDMIGASPLISALFQDEPAIEALNEAGMDINAVGNHEFDEGVEELMRIAKGGCHPTHGCFAESEYGGAKFEMLAANVTWKSDGKTIFPAYSIREFEGVKVGFIGLTLEGTPSIVDPSGIKDVDFGDEAEAINKATEELKAAGVKAIVVLIHEGGRPAATDHPDDCTEISGPILEIVKNTDKEVDVFVTGHTHQPYICTIDDRLVTSAKSYGQVISEIDLQVDRKTQDVVSKTARNIIIDRTGEEHAATLAVVEKYRPIVEPMANRPIGQVTADVLRTTDENGESPLGRLIADVQLDATSSTDLGGAQIAFMNPGGIRADLLHAPEGGVPGEVTFAQAHTIQPFSNSLITMTLSGKQLHQLLEQQWLDQSRPRLLQVSKGFEYTWSESAAAGSKVDPKTMKLNGKVIDPAANYRVTVNSFIAVGGDGFTVLVDGTDQLGGPIDLDAFVSYFGKKSPVEPPTKKRITRKP; from the coding sequence ATGAAACGCTCACTGCTATTTGCAGCCCTGCTTACCGCTTGTTCAGCATCGCCTCAGGTGGCGGACGAGCTTCCCAAAGCCCAAGAATCCGAGTCCGTTCACGTCAAGGTCATTGGCGTCAACGACTTTCACGGCCATCTCGAAGGCCCTTCCGGGAAAGTGAAAATCGACGGAGAGGCCATCGAGGCAGGGGGCGCAGCCTATCTGGCGCAGCGCATCTCAGACATCAAAAAGTTCCATCCCAACACCGTTGTTGTGGGCGCTGGAGATATGATCGGGGCGAGCCCGCTGATCAGCGCATTATTTCAGGACGAGCCGGCTATCGAAGCCCTTAACGAAGCAGGCATGGATATCAACGCCGTGGGCAACCACGAGTTCGACGAAGGCGTGGAAGAGCTGATGCGTATCGCCAAAGGCGGCTGCCATCCAACGCACGGCTGTTTTGCGGAATCCGAGTATGGAGGCGCTAAATTCGAAATGCTCGCCGCCAATGTCACCTGGAAATCAGACGGCAAAACCATCTTTCCCGCGTACAGCATTCGGGAATTCGAGGGTGTTAAGGTCGGCTTCATCGGCCTTACGCTTGAAGGAACGCCTTCCATCGTGGACCCGTCCGGCATCAAAGATGTGGACTTCGGCGACGAAGCCGAAGCCATCAACAAGGCGACTGAGGAGCTCAAAGCCGCCGGCGTCAAGGCAATCGTAGTTCTGATTCACGAAGGCGGCAGGCCCGCCGCTACGGACCACCCAGACGATTGCACTGAAATTTCCGGGCCTATCTTGGAGATCGTCAAAAACACGGACAAAGAAGTGGACGTGTTTGTGACCGGTCATACGCATCAACCCTATATCTGCACAATCGATGACCGACTGGTAACTAGCGCAAAATCCTACGGCCAGGTCATCTCGGAAATCGACCTTCAGGTCGACCGCAAGACCCAAGACGTGGTGAGCAAGACCGCGCGAAATATCATCATCGACCGAACGGGCGAGGAGCATGCCGCCACTCTGGCTGTGGTTGAGAAGTACCGCCCGATTGTTGAGCCCATGGCGAATCGCCCAATCGGTCAGGTCACGGCGGACGTCTTGCGCACTACGGACGAGAACGGGGAATCACCGCTTGGCCGCTTGATCGCTGACGTTCAGCTCGATGCGACGAGCTCCACCGACCTCGGCGGCGCCCAAATCGCGTTCATGAATCCGGGCGGAATTCGCGCTGACCTCTTGCACGCACCAGAAGGCGGTGTGCCGGGCGAAGTGACCTTCGCACAAGCTCATACCATCCAGCCGTTCTCGAATAGCCTCATCACAATGACGCTCAGCGGAAAACAACTCCACCAACTCCTCGAGCAACAATGGCTCGATCAATCGCGCCCTCGCCTTCTCCAGGTTTCTAAGGGGTTTGAGTACACCTGGTCCGAAAGCGCTGCTGCCGGCTCAAAGGTGGACCCCAAGACTATGAAGCTGAACGGCAAGGTCATCGACCCAGCCGCAAATTACCGCGTCACCGTGAACTCGTTCATCGCCGTCGGTGGCGATGGATTCACGGTGCTAGTCGATGGGACCGACCAACTCGGCGGCCCCATCGATCTAGATGCGTTTGTAAGTTATTTTGGGAAGAAATCGCCGGTGGAACCACCGACGAAGAAGCGAATTACCCGCAAACCTTAA
- a CDS encoding carbohydrate kinase family protein, translating into MSKIEVLSYGEALVDFLPNKSGKLRSVDSFRRVSGGAPANMAIGIARLGRRVGLMGNVGADEFGHFLIEELQRQGVDTSGVHQTNLARTGITFVSLDEKGERSFLFFRAPSADMLFQVENIRVETIEACSIFIAGSNLLITPEIAHTTFSALNHAKRLEKFIIIDPNVRLHLWEDLDHARTIIHRLLTYADIVKLNDDEIEFLAPGADAKTLYETILRPAGVSALIATRAERGAEVFAQDAYFSVQAPDVKVVDTTGAGDGFVAGMVSGLVRFMAKDSPLSPERLRARVPEFGDSEWTRILNLGCWVGSRVCTQLGATSALPAHDEVPWHDLGFET; encoded by the coding sequence ATGAGCAAAATCGAAGTACTCAGCTATGGCGAGGCCCTCGTCGACTTCCTACCAAACAAGAGCGGAAAACTCCGTTCCGTGGACTCGTTCCGACGCGTTTCCGGCGGTGCACCAGCGAATATGGCCATCGGAATTGCGCGCCTCGGCCGAAGAGTCGGACTCATGGGCAACGTGGGCGCCGACGAGTTTGGCCACTTCCTTATCGAGGAACTTCAACGCCAGGGCGTAGATACCTCCGGCGTACACCAGACCAATCTGGCGCGCACAGGCATCACCTTCGTAAGCTTAGACGAGAAGGGTGAGCGCTCGTTCCTCTTCTTCAGGGCCCCCAGTGCCGATATGCTCTTTCAGGTTGAGAATATTCGCGTCGAGACGATCGAAGCCTGTTCGATTTTCATCGCCGGCTCGAACCTCCTGATCACGCCGGAGATCGCGCACACTACGTTCAGCGCCCTCAACCACGCAAAGCGCCTCGAAAAGTTCATCATCATCGACCCCAACGTCCGCCTACACCTCTGGGAAGACTTGGACCACGCCCGCACGATTATCCACCGGCTCCTAACCTATGCGGATATCGTCAAACTCAATGACGATGAGATCGAATTCCTGGCACCAGGAGCGGACGCGAAAACACTTTACGAGACCATCCTTAGACCTGCCGGTGTCTCCGCGCTCATCGCCACCCGCGCCGAGCGTGGCGCCGAGGTATTCGCACAAGATGCCTACTTCAGCGTCCAAGCGCCCGACGTCAAAGTCGTAGATACCACGGGCGCCGGCGACGGCTTTGTTGCAGGCATGGTCTCCGGCCTCGTCCGCTTTATGGCCAAGGATTCGCCGCTCTCACCCGAGCGCCTTCGCGCTCGAGTCCCCGAGTTTGGCGACTCCGAATGGACACGAATCCTCAATCTCGGTTGTTGGGTGGGCTCCAGAGTCTGCACCCAACTCGGCGCGACAAGCGCACTACCCGCTCACGACGAAGTCCCCTGGCATGACCTCGGTTTCGAAACCTAA
- a CDS encoding M23 family metallopeptidase produces MSEIESNPPAENTPQVMPAGNHKWEWWAIFAMILLAVFLVAWILVFLRLGTPSVWAHGIVVPGIGFLTVPMMFFGLLRTIFRPPAIQRPRTIALGALLFMGVFGTIPFFSPPLSTEDWSTTTEIRLPFEGEWMTMAGGEDRDRNYHATTPAYRWGYDFTVLRDGKKFQLDGAKNEDYFCFGQPILAPLDATVYDVQNSETDNVPGEVPTGGTFGNFVILKFDENAHLFLAHLKEGSVTVAPGDTVKTGQKLGECGNSGRSLEPHLHVHAQNSAEFPFAESLPLKFSNYKIGEKLVEKGMPQGSTSYDEPNGDLVSQ; encoded by the coding sequence ATGTCCGAAATCGAATCCAACCCACCCGCCGAAAACACGCCCCAGGTCATGCCTGCTGGCAACCATAAATGGGAGTGGTGGGCTATCTTCGCAATGATTCTGCTGGCCGTCTTTTTGGTCGCGTGGATTCTAGTCTTTTTGAGGCTCGGCACACCAAGCGTTTGGGCCCATGGGATTGTGGTCCCGGGCATCGGATTTCTCACGGTTCCGATGATGTTCTTTGGCCTTCTGCGCACGATCTTTAGACCGCCGGCCATTCAGCGTCCCCGAACCATCGCCCTTGGCGCCCTGCTCTTTATGGGCGTTTTTGGCACGATTCCCTTTTTCTCTCCTCCTCTCTCGACCGAAGATTGGTCCACGACCACCGAGATCCGCCTTCCGTTTGAAGGTGAATGGATGACCATGGCGGGCGGCGAAGATCGCGACCGAAACTACCACGCCACAACGCCCGCCTACCGCTGGGGCTATGATTTTACGGTGCTCAGAGACGGAAAGAAATTCCAGCTCGATGGTGCCAAGAATGAAGACTACTTCTGTTTTGGCCAGCCTATCTTGGCGCCGCTGGACGCTACGGTCTACGACGTACAAAACTCCGAAACCGACAATGTACCCGGCGAGGTACCAACGGGCGGGACGTTCGGCAACTTCGTGATCCTCAAGTTTGACGAGAATGCCCATCTCTTTCTGGCCCACCTAAAGGAAGGATCGGTCACTGTGGCCCCCGGGGATACGGTCAAGACCGGCCAAAAGCTCGGAGAATGCGGTAATTCAGGGCGTAGCCTTGAGCCACACCTTCACGTCCACGCACAGAATTCCGCTGAGTTTCCGTTCGCCGAGAGCCTTCCTCTAAAGTTCTCGAACTACAAAATCGGAGAGAAGCTTGTGGAGAAAGGCATGCCGCAGGGCTCCACGTCTTATGACGAGCCCAACGGGGATCTGGTTTCCCAGTAG
- a CDS encoding serine/threonine-protein kinase PknK: MSEAHIVAGRYVLNQLLGRGGVGEVWRATQQPLGRVVALKLLREEYAGNPQIMRRFGREARAASGLAHPNIASVFDHGTDDLERLYIAMELIEGISLTEAIEKGLSVRNTLELADQLLAGLAHAHARGVIHRDLKPDNIVLAGAHLPESIGIPKLVDFGIATVAGLASEDADDEPTERRDTMRGEVIGTPRYMSPEQAMGERNLSPRSDLYNVGLILYETLTGYPPYGDERGLAVMSRHVHDAIPPILARPGLEPPDQMIEAIMRALAKNPLERWSSAAEMRKALRPILDEARENTELNITPEPLVKPAARSQILTPMDNPAKIRQSPYQLEDEDGEVEVIEIPNALGRTPFVGRISERNRMNDLVARVCDDGRGSIVLISGEAGVGKTRLSSWLKEVVEENGLMRSNVGTFTRGGSSSLRGVQDVMESMFRTRGLPRAQVVQRVEQRLKQWGHNSEEDAAAVIDFIRPTAHDDTRPSSVSTSALFATLTRIIEIGAIRKPRLIILDDIHWAGRELADFFDYLAVELRHRRIPVLVVATIRTEDLAERPELESKLSSLSRYLGETVEKIELERFSGHTGRMLVDALMPMEDELADVVLERSSGNPLHLSFLIRYLRDENLLENEGGRYFARDLEQVRGAVPPSLADLFRVRIEQAEAHYKVEGRLQRHLEFAAVIGLRFQYEVLRRMIELSGDQDLLRHCDHDLDRLVVEGFFTEIEGRGDDWYSFSHGLLRDHLLRGIGPLVSRGLHRQAAEAMTEVFGAGADTFAMEIARHWNAARDTPKALEWYRRAAETAQRSFVLAQAATAWEEALEIMDGKLGHDRSNQPESKDPLLTHLDREAFLKAGIKAEDYLHALWRLGDLLEGFGDFFKAEAAYRRVVRIVGKDSSKLKPEILTPLGNSWLGLGHIAWQRGDFEAADWAFRKVAELLRSNPTEKKLEVAATLGIARVAWHRADYEVATKLANESLKIARENKNEEGQAEALWILGEVQRMLGSGEEARQQFVSSLDIYRSINSPLGIARNLLSLAQVARYSKDFDEARKLYSRALSHYERLGDRRGAGMCHNGLGDVERLEKRFEEADRAYGRALEIYEGIGAEYDVAIVLANLGLNALELEDASAAQTYLEGALNIVSGGDYPYLLAGIEYNLAVARARQGDRSGWHERVMSLATSLPIADIDYARPLEELAGHHVAAGEREAAVELWSKSLEIYEELGLIEDAERVRNLIQD; the protein is encoded by the coding sequence GTGAGTGAAGCACATATCGTAGCGGGACGTTACGTCCTGAACCAGCTGCTGGGGCGAGGCGGCGTGGGCGAGGTTTGGCGTGCGACTCAGCAACCTCTTGGACGGGTCGTCGCGCTAAAACTCTTGCGCGAAGAATATGCCGGAAACCCACAAATCATGCGGCGATTCGGACGCGAGGCGCGCGCTGCGTCCGGCCTTGCGCACCCCAATATCGCAAGTGTTTTTGACCACGGAACCGACGATCTCGAACGCCTCTATATCGCGATGGAACTCATCGAAGGGATCTCGCTGACCGAGGCTATCGAGAAGGGACTTTCGGTGCGAAACACGCTCGAGTTGGCCGATCAGCTTTTGGCCGGTTTGGCACATGCGCACGCTCGAGGGGTTATCCATCGCGATCTCAAGCCTGATAATATCGTGCTCGCGGGCGCCCATTTGCCAGAATCGATTGGCATCCCGAAGCTCGTAGACTTTGGAATCGCGACAGTAGCTGGGCTCGCCAGTGAAGACGCGGACGACGAGCCCACCGAGCGGCGCGACACGATGCGCGGTGAGGTCATTGGTACGCCTCGCTATATGAGCCCTGAGCAGGCGATGGGTGAGCGGAACCTGAGCCCGCGCTCGGACCTCTACAATGTTGGGCTTATCCTCTACGAGACGCTCACCGGATACCCTCCGTATGGAGACGAGCGTGGTTTGGCTGTCATGTCGAGGCACGTGCACGATGCGATTCCGCCGATACTTGCGCGACCGGGCCTGGAGCCGCCGGACCAAATGATCGAGGCGATCATGCGAGCGCTGGCCAAAAATCCCCTGGAGCGCTGGTCCTCGGCAGCAGAAATGCGAAAGGCCCTTCGCCCGATCTTGGACGAAGCCCGCGAGAACACCGAGCTCAACATCACGCCTGAGCCGTTGGTCAAGCCTGCCGCACGCAGCCAGATCCTGACCCCGATGGACAATCCGGCCAAGATTCGGCAATCGCCATATCAGCTCGAAGACGAAGACGGCGAAGTCGAAGTCATCGAAATCCCGAACGCGCTTGGCCGAACACCCTTTGTGGGGCGCATCAGCGAGCGGAACCGGATGAACGATCTGGTGGCTCGAGTATGCGACGACGGGCGCGGCTCGATTGTCCTCATAAGCGGGGAAGCTGGCGTTGGAAAGACACGGCTCAGCTCGTGGCTCAAAGAAGTAGTGGAAGAAAACGGCCTGATGCGCTCCAACGTGGGCACTTTCACGCGCGGTGGCAGCTCGAGCTTGCGCGGCGTCCAGGACGTCATGGAGAGCATGTTCCGCACCCGTGGCCTGCCGCGCGCACAGGTCGTTCAGCGCGTGGAGCAGCGCCTCAAACAATGGGGCCACAACTCTGAAGAAGACGCGGCAGCGGTCATCGACTTCATCCGCCCCACGGCGCATGACGACACGCGTCCTTCGTCGGTGTCCACATCCGCGCTTTTTGCCACGCTGACCCGAATCATCGAAATCGGCGCGATCCGAAAACCACGGCTGATCATCCTCGACGATATCCATTGGGCCGGTCGAGAACTCGCCGATTTCTTCGATTACCTCGCCGTCGAGCTCCGCCACAGACGTATTCCTGTGCTGGTTGTGGCCACCATCCGTACTGAGGATCTGGCGGAGCGACCTGAGCTCGAGTCCAAACTCTCAAGCCTCAGCCGCTACTTGGGCGAAACGGTCGAAAAGATTGAGCTCGAGCGTTTCAGCGGGCATACGGGCCGAATGCTCGTGGACGCCTTGATGCCAATGGAAGATGAGCTCGCAGACGTAGTTCTGGAGCGCTCTTCGGGTAATCCTCTGCACCTGAGCTTCTTGATTCGATATCTTCGGGACGAAAATCTCTTGGAGAACGAAGGTGGGCGCTATTTTGCGCGCGACCTCGAGCAGGTTCGCGGCGCAGTTCCTCCGAGTTTGGCCGATCTCTTCCGCGTACGAATCGAGCAGGCCGAAGCGCATTATAAGGTCGAAGGCCGACTTCAGCGGCATCTTGAGTTTGCCGCCGTCATTGGCTTGAGGTTTCAATATGAAGTCCTTCGCCGCATGATCGAACTCAGCGGCGACCAAGACCTCTTGCGGCATTGTGATCACGACCTCGACCGACTCGTGGTCGAAGGTTTCTTCACGGAAATCGAGGGCCGTGGAGACGACTGGTACTCGTTTAGCCACGGGCTTTTGCGCGACCACCTCCTAAGAGGCATTGGGCCGCTGGTCTCGCGTGGACTTCATCGGCAGGCCGCCGAGGCCATGACCGAGGTATTCGGAGCCGGCGCAGATACCTTTGCCATGGAGATCGCCCGGCACTGGAACGCCGCCCGAGACACACCAAAGGCGCTCGAGTGGTATCGACGTGCAGCGGAGACGGCGCAACGTTCGTTTGTCTTGGCGCAGGCCGCCACCGCTTGGGAAGAGGCGCTTGAGATCATGGATGGAAAACTTGGACACGACCGTTCAAACCAGCCCGAGTCCAAAGATCCTCTGCTCACACATCTTGACCGCGAAGCCTTCCTCAAGGCCGGTATCAAGGCCGAAGATTACCTCCATGCACTTTGGCGACTGGGTGACCTCCTGGAGGGTTTTGGCGACTTCTTCAAAGCCGAGGCCGCGTACAGACGTGTGGTTAGAATTGTTGGAAAGGATTCGAGCAAGCTAAAACCTGAGATTTTGACCCCGCTCGGAAATTCTTGGCTTGGACTCGGGCATATCGCGTGGCAACGCGGTGATTTTGAAGCCGCTGATTGGGCATTTAGGAAAGTCGCAGAACTCCTTCGCTCAAACCCCACCGAGAAGAAGCTCGAAGTGGCGGCAACGCTCGGAATCGCCCGAGTGGCCTGGCATCGCGCCGATTACGAAGTCGCCACAAAGCTCGCCAACGAAAGCCTCAAAATTGCACGTGAGAATAAGAATGAAGAGGGCCAAGCCGAGGCGCTTTGGATCCTCGGTGAGGTTCAGCGAATGCTCGGCTCTGGCGAGGAAGCCCGCCAACAATTCGTAAGCTCTCTCGATATTTATCGGTCCATCAACTCCCCGCTCGGCATCGCGCGAAACCTCCTGAGCCTGGCTCAGGTCGCCCGCTACTCCAAAGATTTTGATGAGGCGCGAAAGCTCTATTCACGAGCGCTTTCACATTATGAGCGGCTTGGAGACCGCCGCGGCGCAGGCATGTGCCATAACGGACTCGGTGATGTTGAAAGGCTCGAAAAGAGGTTTGAAGAAGCCGACCGAGCCTACGGCCGCGCACTTGAGATCTATGAGGGAATCGGTGCCGAGTACGACGTTGCTATCGTCCTTGCGAACCTGGGCTTGAACGCACTGGAGCTCGAAGACGCGAGCGCTGCACAGACCTACCTCGAAGGCGCACTAAACATCGTCTCAGGCGGGGATTATCCGTATCTCTTGGCTGGGATTGAGTACAACCTCGCGGTGGCGCGTGCACGGCAGGGCGACCGCTCAGGCTGGCACGAACGCGTGATGAGTTTGGCCACGAGCCTCCCCATTGCGGACATCGACTACGCGAGGCCTCTGGAAGAATTGGCCGGACATCACGTGGCAGCAGGTGAACGAGAAGCCGCCGTAGAGCTCTGGTCAAAATCTCTAGAAATCTACGAAGAACTCGGCCTCATCGAGGACGCCGAGCGCGTTCGAAACCTCATTCAAGACTAA
- a CDS encoding PhoH family protein: MSKNFVLDTNVLLHDPRAMVRFADNNVIIPIYVIEEVDSFKKQMSELGRNAREVSRLLDDFRDLGNLGEGVPTPGGGILRVGFAGKVLDNAVLHQHVNDNRILGVALHIKENDPDRPCILVTKDTNLRVRADVLGLDAENYEDDKVSITELYPGACEIVVPAEVIDELHDEGALDLDLSKYIPHRTNDGLEANGGVPMDAFYDNEYALVRSESGPQTTLGRIKKNEDGFVLKPLNRRAREDVWGVRPRNKEQAFAFDALLDDDIALVALLGKAGTGKTLMAIAAGLRKVTDEQKFSKLVVSRPIFPMGRDIGYLPGTMEEKLNPWMRPIFDNVEYLMGLTKADKRAGRGADELINMGIIEIEPLTYIRGRSLPNQYFIVDEAQNLTPHEVKTILTRIGEGSKLILTGDPYQIDNPYIDSESNGLTYVIDRFKGQSIFSSVTLFKGERSALAELAANLL, encoded by the coding sequence ATGTCCAAGAATTTTGTGCTGGATACGAACGTCCTTTTGCACGATCCCCGTGCGATGGTGCGCTTTGCCGATAATAACGTCATCATCCCGATCTACGTGATCGAAGAAGTCGACAGTTTTAAGAAGCAAATGAGCGAGCTTGGCAGAAACGCCCGAGAGGTGAGTCGCCTGCTCGACGATTTCCGCGACCTCGGAAATCTGGGCGAAGGTGTACCCACACCCGGCGGCGGCATCTTGCGCGTCGGCTTCGCCGGCAAGGTGCTGGATAACGCGGTGCTTCACCAGCACGTCAACGACAACCGAATCCTCGGCGTCGCCCTCCATATCAAGGAGAACGACCCCGACCGGCCGTGCATCCTGGTCACCAAAGACACGAACCTGCGCGTTCGCGCAGATGTATTGGGACTGGATGCCGAGAACTACGAAGACGATAAGGTCTCGATCACCGAGCTCTACCCGGGTGCGTGTGAAATCGTGGTTCCCGCAGAAGTCATCGATGAATTGCACGACGAAGGTGCCCTTGACCTAGACCTCTCCAAATACATCCCACACCGCACAAACGATGGCCTTGAGGCCAATGGTGGTGTGCCGATGGACGCGTTTTACGACAACGAATACGCACTTGTTCGCTCTGAATCTGGCCCGCAAACCACCCTTGGACGAATCAAGAAAAACGAGGACGGATTTGTCCTCAAACCCTTGAATCGGCGGGCTCGAGAAGACGTTTGGGGTGTGCGACCCAGAAACAAAGAACAGGCTTTTGCGTTCGACGCCCTCTTGGACGACGATATCGCGCTCGTTGCGCTCTTGGGTAAGGCCGGCACCGGAAAAACCTTGATGGCGATTGCGGCCGGACTGCGTAAGGTGACCGACGAGCAGAAGTTTTCCAAGCTGGTGGTCTCGCGGCCGATCTTCCCGATGGGACGCGATATCGGATACCTGCCGGGCACCATGGAAGAGAAGCTCAACCCATGGATGCGACCTATCTTTGATAACGTCGAATATCTGATGGGGCTGACCAAGGCGGACAAGCGCGCTGGGCGTGGGGCTGACGAACTGATCAATATGGGAATCATCGAGATCGAGCCGCTGACGTATATCCGTGGCCGCTCGCTCCCCAATCAGTACTTTATCGTCGATGAGGCTCAGAACCTCACACCGCACGAAGTCAAGACCATCCTGACCCGCATCGGTGAAGGCTCTAAGCTCATTTTGACAGGCGACCCGTACCAGATCGACAATCCCTATATCGATAGCGAGTCAAACGGCCTCACGTACGTGATCGACCGCTTTAAAGGGCAGTCGATCTTCTCGTCCGTGACGCTCTTTAAGGGCGAGCGGTCCGCGCTGGCAGAACTGGCAGCGAACCTTCTCTAA
- the recO gene encoding DNA repair protein RecO, translating to MPDLRQTQAFVLRTVPYGEKDLIVTFYAKTGGRMAALARSARSSKRRFGASLMPLRGLNISYTAKPGRDLVSLTEASVCTDYPGIEASYEKIALASYMTELVRATTRDGEEGPEIWALLDESFAHVSKADDSPAIYQLIVRHFELQLLAHLGAMPAIDSCHRCARDCSEFDKLRFSREGEGLVCQDCLPHTPRFGVVDQDILAALWYLWNPDGPPPQALTDGTKRSQVKRIIYASLDRLLEDSQLKSRPLLESLIEN from the coding sequence ATGCCGGACCTTCGGCAAACTCAAGCGTTTGTTTTACGCACCGTGCCCTATGGCGAAAAGGACTTAATCGTCACGTTTTACGCCAAGACCGGTGGAAGAATGGCCGCGCTTGCCCGAAGTGCTCGTTCCAGCAAACGTAGGTTTGGCGCAAGCCTGATGCCGCTCAGAGGGCTGAACATCTCGTATACCGCAAAACCCGGACGAGACCTGGTGTCTCTCACTGAAGCCAGCGTTTGCACCGACTACCCCGGCATCGAAGCCTCGTACGAAAAGATCGCGCTCGCCTCGTATATGACCGAGCTCGTCCGCGCGACCACACGTGACGGCGAAGAGGGCCCCGAGATTTGGGCACTCCTCGACGAGAGTTTTGCGCATGTCTCAAAGGCGGACGATTCCCCGGCGATCTACCAGCTCATCGTCCGACACTTCGAACTCCAACTCCTCGCTCACCTAGGCGCGATGCCGGCCATCGACTCGTGTCATCGTTGCGCAAGAGATTGCTCGGAGTTCGACAAGCTCCGATTTAGCCGCGAAGGCGAAGGGCTCGTCTGCCAGGACTGCCTGCCGCATACCCCGAGATTCGGGGTCGTCGACCAAGATATACTTGCCGCGCTCTGGTATTTGTGGAATCCAGACGGTCCGCCTCCCCAAGCACTCACGGACGGCACAAAACGAAGCCAGGTCAAACGAATCATCTACGCCAGTCTCGACCGACTCCTAGAAGACTCGCAACTCAAGAGCCGCCCACTCCTCGAATCCCTGATAGAGAACTAG